From Acidimicrobiales bacterium, one genomic window encodes:
- a CDS encoding lysophospholipid acyltransferase family protein → MKLPSALSPVRRYRALGFPYRAPSTPRGVEPAPTEKTTGAHYDTAWARRLPARMARAAIVDGPMRLLVSGLAAPDRRGQDRLDALEGPAIFAANHHSHLDTPLMLTSIPEPWRHKLIVGAAADYFFTTRTTSALSSLVIGAVPIERSKVSRRSADQAARLVDEGWSLLLFPEGGRSPDGWGQPFRGGAAYLAQKTGRPVVPIHLEGTGRILRKGRSLPRPSTTSVTFGRPLHPRDDENATRFAARLEAEIAALADEASSDWYRARLRAHAGDSPDLTGPTSGQWRRAWALGDRSRGAQRRTRRWPEI, encoded by the coding sequence GTGAAGTTGCCGTCGGCACTGTCGCCGGTGCGGCGCTACCGGGCGCTCGGTTTCCCCTACCGCGCGCCCTCGACGCCGCGCGGCGTCGAGCCGGCACCGACCGAGAAGACCACCGGCGCCCACTACGACACCGCCTGGGCCCGCCGGCTGCCGGCGCGCATGGCCCGTGCCGCGATCGTCGACGGACCGATGCGCCTGCTGGTCTCCGGGCTCGCCGCCCCCGACCGACGGGGCCAGGACCGGCTCGACGCGCTCGAAGGACCCGCGATCTTCGCGGCCAACCACCACAGTCACCTCGACACGCCGCTCATGCTCACGTCGATCCCCGAGCCCTGGCGCCACAAGCTGATCGTCGGCGCCGCGGCCGACTATTTCTTCACCACACGGACGACCTCGGCCCTGTCGTCGCTGGTCATCGGGGCCGTGCCCATCGAACGCAGCAAGGTCAGCCGCCGATCCGCCGACCAGGCTGCCCGGCTCGTCGACGAGGGGTGGAGTCTCCTGCTGTTCCCGGAGGGCGGGCGTTCTCCCGACGGCTGGGGCCAGCCCTTCCGCGGCGGCGCCGCGTATCTCGCCCAGAAGACGGGACGACCGGTCGTGCCGATCCATCTCGAGGGCACCGGCCGCATCCTGCGCAAGGGGCGGTCGCTCCCCCGCCCGTCGACGACGTCGGTCACGTTCGGCCGCCCGCTGCACCCCCGCGACGACGAGAACGCCACCAGATTCGCGGCGCGGCTCGAAGCGGAGATCGCGGCCCTGGCCGACGAAGCGTCGTCGGACTGGTACCGGGCCCGCCTTCGGGCCCACGCCGGCGACAGCCCCGATCTCACCGGCCCGACCTCGGGGCAGTGGCGTCGGGCCTGGGCGCTCGGCGACCGTTCCCGTGGCGCACAGCGGCGGACACGGCGCTGGCCCGAGATCTGA
- a CDS encoding TIGR03619 family F420-dependent LLM class oxidoreductase, which translates to MRFSLAESMIEPTMYAPLVQAAEEAGYDSFVVPDSICYPEDGDSKYPYNADGTREFLEGKPFIEPFSLIPALAAVTKTIRFTTFVVKLPIRHPVITAKQVTSVGVITGGRFGFGVGTSPWREDYAITEIPWEKRGARMDECIEIINGLQTGEQFGYSGEFYDFPPCQLCPVPEQKVPILVGGHSKMALDRAGRLGDGWMHAGGDADELARMMATVDEVRAGAGRADEPFEVHAISIDAYSPEGVERLEAAGVTDCIVGFRDAYQPGPDPQTLDEKLTAMQWYADEVIAKFR; encoded by the coding sequence ATGCGCTTCTCTCTCGCCGAATCGATGATCGAACCGACCATGTACGCCCCGCTCGTGCAGGCGGCCGAGGAGGCCGGCTACGACTCCTTCGTCGTGCCCGACTCGATCTGTTATCCCGAGGACGGCGACAGCAAGTACCCGTACAACGCCGACGGAACCCGCGAGTTCCTCGAGGGCAAGCCGTTCATCGAGCCGTTCTCCCTGATCCCCGCCCTGGCCGCGGTGACGAAGACGATCCGCTTCACCACGTTCGTGGTCAAGCTGCCGATCCGTCACCCGGTGATCACCGCGAAGCAGGTCACGTCGGTCGGCGTGATCACCGGCGGCCGCTTCGGGTTCGGGGTCGGCACGAGCCCGTGGCGGGAGGACTACGCGATCACCGAGATCCCGTGGGAGAAGCGGGGCGCCCGGATGGACGAGTGCATCGAGATCATCAACGGCCTCCAGACCGGCGAGCAGTTCGGCTATTCCGGCGAGTTCTACGACTTCCCGCCGTGCCAGCTCTGCCCGGTGCCCGAGCAGAAGGTGCCGATCCTCGTCGGCGGCCATTCCAAGATGGCGCTCGATCGAGCCGGGCGGCTCGGCGACGGCTGGATGCACGCGGGCGGCGACGCCGACGAACTCGCTCGCATGATGGCCACCGTCGACGAGGTCCGGGCCGGGGCCGGCCGCGCCGACGAACCCTTCGAGGTCCACGCCATCAGCATCGACGCCTATTCACCCGAGGGTGTCGAACGGCTCGAGGCAGCCGGCGTCACCGATTGCATCGTCGGTTTCCGCGACGCCTACCAGCCCGGACCGGACCCGCAGACCCTCGACGAGAAGCTCACCGCCATGCAGTGGTACGCCGACGAGGTCATCGCGAAGTTCCGTTAG
- a CDS encoding GntR family transcriptional regulator — protein MRTPRYQAIADDLRERIRTGGFTAGRLLPSEANLSEEFSVSRVTVRRALEQLRESGLIDSQQGLGWFVAGDPVRQPLGELDTLEQQLAASGAVSTRRVLDFAFIDAPARVEAVLHERRVLEVRRLNLADGEPFARVTVWCPEGLASRFSRHDVEARPFYELLDVRVMGAEQTIGASAASAIDAALLNVPAGSPVLVCERITRSEDGSAVLMSEHVYPGHLTVFSAELPAVGAGDGPTGLRLVE, from the coding sequence ATGCGAACCCCCCGCTACCAGGCCATCGCCGACGATCTCCGAGAACGCATCCGCACCGGTGGGTTCACCGCGGGCCGGCTGCTGCCGTCTGAAGCGAATCTGTCGGAGGAGTTCTCCGTGTCACGGGTGACGGTGCGTCGTGCCCTCGAACAGCTGCGCGAGAGCGGGCTGATCGATTCGCAACAGGGACTCGGATGGTTCGTGGCCGGCGACCCGGTGCGCCAACCGCTCGGCGAACTCGACACGCTGGAGCAACAACTGGCCGCCTCGGGGGCCGTCTCCACCCGCCGGGTGCTCGACTTCGCGTTCATCGATGCACCCGCCCGGGTCGAGGCGGTACTGCACGAACGTCGCGTCCTCGAGGTGCGGCGGCTCAACCTCGCCGACGGCGAGCCGTTCGCCCGTGTGACCGTGTGGTGCCCCGAGGGGCTCGCCTCCCGGTTCTCCCGCCACGACGTCGAAGCCCGACCGTTCTACGAACTGCTCGACGTGCGGGTCATGGGCGCCGAGCAGACCATCGGTGCGTCGGCCGCGTCGGCGATCGACGCCGCGCTGCTCAACGTGCCGGCCGGCTCACCCGTGCTCGTCTGCGAGCGGATCACCCGTTCCGAGGACGGCTCGGCGGTACTGATGAGCGAACACGTCTACCCCGGGCACCTCACCGTGTTCAGCGCCGAACTTCCGGCGGTGGGGGCAGGAGATGGCCCGACAGGCTTGAGATTGGTCGAGTGA
- a CDS encoding aconitate hydratase yields MAVAASTPIELINGVYATLDERISAARERFGRPLTLAEKILINHLDRPDQELERGESYVDLRPDRVAMQDATAQMAWLQFMTAGLDEVQVPTTTHCDHLIQARVDGKLDLMAAVDNNEEVYDFLESVSARYGGGFWKPGSGIIHQVVLEQYAFPGGMIIGTDSHTPNGGGIGMIAVGVGGADAVDVMTGFPWNVKWPKLIGVKLTGSLNGWTAPKDIILKVAEILTVKGGTGAIVEYFGEGANSLSCTGKATICNMGAEIGATTSVFAYDDAIARYLKSTGREEVADAADAVAHHLRADDEVLANPADFYDQVIEIDLDTLTPHINGPHTPDLSREVGALGAEARENGWPLEVSAALIGSCTNSSYEDITRAASIAREAAAKGLTAKTRLLITPGSEQVRATIERDGLLQDFEALGAVVLANACGPCIGQWDRSEESDHERGEPNVIVTSYNRNFPKRNDGDAATLAFVTSPETVIALALAGTLDFDPIHDTITNDAGEEVSLSTPMGIELPPAGFDPGEDTFVAPPADGSGIEVRVSPTSDRLQLLEAFTPWNGKDYEDLPVLVKAQGKFTTDHISMAGPWLKYRGHLENISGNLYLGAVNAFSQADGSAYEVGYGKSQLDGSIKLFPELAKDYHEAGVQWVVIGDENMGEGSSREHAAMEPRFRNGVVAIARSFARIHETNLKKQGMVPLTFADPADYDRVGEDDRIAVRGLADLAPGKPVTVEVTKPSGETISFLTNHTFSDDQIEWFKAGSALNIIKARSAS; encoded by the coding sequence ATGGCAGTCGCAGCAAGCACACCCATCGAACTCATCAACGGCGTCTACGCCACGCTCGACGAGCGCATCAGCGCCGCCCGTGAGCGTTTCGGTCGTCCCCTCACCCTCGCCGAGAAGATCCTGATCAATCATCTCGACCGTCCGGATCAAGAGCTCGAGCGTGGCGAGTCCTACGTCGACCTGCGCCCTGACCGGGTCGCCATGCAGGACGCCACCGCCCAGATGGCGTGGCTCCAGTTCATGACCGCCGGCCTCGACGAGGTCCAGGTGCCCACGACGACCCACTGCGACCACCTGATCCAGGCCCGGGTCGACGGCAAGTTGGACCTCATGGCAGCCGTCGACAACAACGAGGAGGTCTACGACTTCCTCGAGTCCGTTTCGGCCCGCTACGGCGGCGGTTTCTGGAAGCCCGGATCCGGCATCATCCATCAGGTGGTGCTCGAGCAATACGCCTTCCCCGGCGGCATGATCATCGGCACCGACTCCCACACGCCCAACGGCGGCGGCATCGGCATGATCGCCGTGGGTGTCGGCGGGGCCGACGCGGTCGACGTGATGACCGGCTTCCCGTGGAACGTGAAGTGGCCCAAGCTCATCGGCGTCAAGCTGACCGGCTCGCTCAACGGCTGGACGGCCCCGAAGGACATCATCCTGAAGGTCGCCGAGATCCTGACGGTCAAGGGCGGCACCGGTGCGATCGTCGAATACTTCGGCGAGGGCGCCAACAGCCTCAGCTGCACCGGCAAGGCCACGATCTGCAACATGGGCGCCGAGATCGGCGCGACCACCTCGGTGTTCGCGTACGACGACGCGATCGCCCGCTACCTGAAGAGCACCGGCCGCGAGGAAGTCGCCGACGCGGCCGACGCCGTCGCCCACCACCTGCGGGCCGACGACGAGGTTCTGGCCAACCCGGCCGACTTCTACGACCAGGTCATCGAGATCGATCTCGACACCCTCACGCCGCACATCAACGGCCCCCACACTCCCGATCTCTCCCGTGAGGTCGGTGCCCTCGGCGCCGAAGCCCGCGAGAACGGCTGGCCGCTCGAAGTGAGCGCGGCGCTGATCGGCTCGTGCACGAACTCGTCGTACGAGGACATCACCCGGGCGGCGTCGATCGCCCGCGAGGCGGCGGCCAAGGGCCTGACGGCGAAGACCCGTCTGTTGATCACTCCCGGCTCCGAGCAGGTGCGGGCGACCATCGAGCGCGACGGCCTGCTGCAGGACTTCGAGGCGCTGGGCGCTGTCGTGCTCGCCAACGCGTGCGGGCCCTGCATCGGCCAGTGGGACCGCTCCGAGGAGTCGGACCACGAGCGGGGCGAGCCCAACGTGATCGTCACCTCCTACAACCGCAACTTCCCGAAGCGCAACGACGGCGATGCCGCGACGCTCGCCTTCGTGACATCGCCCGAGACGGTGATCGCGCTCGCGCTGGCCGGGACCCTCGACTTCGACCCGATCCACGACACGATCACCAACGACGCCGGCGAAGAGGTGTCGCTGTCGACCCCGATGGGCATCGAGCTGCCCCCGGCCGGCTTCGACCCCGGTGAGGACACGTTCGTCGCACCACCGGCCGACGGCTCCGGCATCGAGGTGCGGGTCTCCCCCACCAGCGATCGTCTCCAGCTGCTCGAAGCGTTCACCCCGTGGAACGGCAAGGACTACGAGGATCTGCCCGTGCTGGTCAAGGCGCAGGGGAAGTTCACGACCGACCACATCTCGATGGCCGGTCCGTGGCTCAAGTACCGCGGCCACCTCGAGAACATCTCGGGCAACCTCTACCTCGGTGCCGTCAACGCCTTCTCCCAGGCCGACGGGTCCGCGTACGAGGTCGGCTACGGCAAGAGCCAGCTCGATGGTTCGATCAAGCTGTTCCCCGAGCTCGCCAAGGACTATCACGAGGCCGGCGTCCAGTGGGTCGTCATCGGCGACGAGAACATGGGCGAGGGTTCGAGCCGCGAGCACGCGGCCATGGAGCCCCGGTTCCGCAACGGCGTCGTGGCGATCGCCCGCTCGTTCGCCCGTATCCACGAGACCAACCTGAAGAAGCAGGGCATGGTGCCGCTGACCTTCGCCGACCCGGCCGACTACGACCGGGTGGGTGAGGACGACCGCATCGCCGTGCGCGGTCTCGCCGATCTCGCGCCGGGCAAGCCGGTGACCGTCGAGGTGACCAAGCCGTCGGGCGAGACGATCTCGTTCCTGACGAACCACACGTTCTCCGACGATCAGATCGAGTGGTTCAAGGCCGGCAGCGCCCTCAACATCATCAAGGCCCGCTCGGCCTCGTGA
- a CDS encoding LysR family transcriptional regulator, whose translation MDLRQLHALLAVAEHQSFSAAARALHTVQSNVSTHVARLEQEVGSILIDRAQGELTVEGEIVADRARRILAELRAIEDDLVAMRDDVSGRVRTGVIGTTARWLVPSLLTAVSEEFPRIELQIIEATTTSLLPQLLGDRIDLAVVNLPVDDPAVDSEVLFTEERIIIAPAGHPLAAHDRIDLAELGRHLILLPPQGTSFRDEIDTDARRQGVVLSTQAEVDGLRLLTSLAFQGFGPALVPASAAPAWLEGEWVRVAVDGLSPRIVGLATRRRSPPSAPMRTLCELIRRIVGTDGVDQGLVSPAGTAITPG comes from the coding sequence ATGGACCTGCGCCAACTCCACGCCCTTCTGGCCGTTGCCGAACACCAGTCGTTCTCCGCCGCCGCCCGTGCGCTGCACACCGTGCAGAGCAATGTGTCCACCCACGTCGCCCGTCTCGAACAGGAGGTCGGGTCGATCCTGATCGACCGGGCCCAGGGCGAGTTGACCGTCGAGGGCGAGATCGTCGCCGACCGGGCGAGGCGCATCCTCGCCGAACTCCGCGCCATCGAGGACGACCTGGTCGCGATGCGCGACGACGTGTCGGGCCGGGTACGCACCGGCGTGATCGGCACCACGGCCCGCTGGCTGGTGCCGTCGCTGCTGACCGCGGTCTCCGAAGAGTTCCCCCGCATCGAGCTCCAGATCATCGAGGCGACCACCACCTCGCTGCTTCCCCAACTCCTCGGCGACCGCATCGACCTCGCCGTCGTCAACCTCCCGGTCGACGATCCCGCGGTCGACTCCGAGGTGCTCTTCACCGAGGAACGGATCATCATCGCCCCGGCCGGTCACCCACTGGCCGCCCACGATCGGATCGATCTCGCCGAACTCGGCCGGCACCTGATCCTGCTCCCGCCGCAGGGCACCTCGTTTCGCGACGAGATCGACACCGACGCCCGCCGTCAGGGCGTCGTCCTCTCGACCCAGGCCGAGGTCGACGGGCTCCGCCTCCTCACCTCACTCGCGTTCCAGGGGTTCGGCCCCGCCCTGGTCCCGGCCAGCGCGGCACCGGCGTGGCTCGAGGGCGAGTGGGTGCGCGTCGCGGTCGACGGCCTGTCGCCCCGGATCGTCGGCCTGGCCACCCGACGCCGCTCTCCCCCGTCGGCGCCGATGCGGACGCTCTGCGAGCTGATCCGCCGCATCGTCGGCACCGATGGAGTCGACCAGGGCCTCGTGTCGCCGGCCGGCACCGCGATCACACCCGGCTGA